The Sesamum indicum cultivar Zhongzhi No. 13 linkage group LG1, S_indicum_v1.0, whole genome shotgun sequence genome includes a window with the following:
- the LOC105157105 gene encoding subtilisin-like protease SBT1.7 gives MFQHRIAQQKNCKPLPKMICVFLLFVISLLSSQPVIAQSTRQTYIVHVNLPADQVPGESRDLETWYRSFLPEATANSEEPSRIRHRYRNVVTGFAAKLSPEDVKEMEKKEGFLHARPEKMYALKTTHSPNFLGLYQNLGSWPESDYGKGVIIGVLDSGITPGHPSFDDEGVPPPPARWKGKCELKGTACNNKLIGARNFARDDPGPPIDHDGHGTHTASTAAGNFVSGANVFGQANGVASGLSPLAHLAIYKVCSEEGCYESDILAAFDAAIEDGVNLLSISIGGISAPFYEDGIALGAFSAMEKGILVSCSANNDGPNYFSLENEAPWILTVGASTIDRKIVATALLGNQEEYDGQSLYQIHDFPATLLPLINAGSQGNKADEFCAPGSLNDIDVKGKVVLCVRGGGIARIAKGQTVKDAGGAAMILMNDKPDAYDTLADAHVLPAAHVSYADGEKIRAYINSTSNPKATILFKGTVIGDKTAPMVASYSSRGPSLASPLILKPDIIGPGSSILAAWPKPVDNTTNVKATFNMISGTSMACPHLSGIAALIKSVHPDWSPAMIKSAIMTSATQTNLNNSLILDQRLLPADIFATGAGHVNPPRALDPGLVYDIKTRDYISYLCYMYTENQVAIIVNRKINCGGSEYKGVPGPQLNYPSFAIQLGYGSQTYPRTVTNVGDAKSSYYVQIENVPGVDVTVEPKVLAFSKVNQKKTYTVSFSRQDFTANGSYVQGSIAWISVKHIVRIPVSVHLVL, from the coding sequence ATGTTTCAGCACAGAATAGCACAGCAAAAGAATTGCAAGCCATTGCCTAAAATGATTTGCGTGTTTCTTCTCTTTGTTATTTCCCTTTTGAGTTCCCAACCAGTTATCGCGCAAAGCACCCGGCAAACTTACATTGTCCATGTGAACTTACCTGCAGATCAAGTTCCAGGAGAATCACGAGACCTGGAAACCTGGTATCGTTCGTTTCTGCCCGAAGCCACTGCAAACTCAGAGGAACCATCTCGAATTCGTCACAGGTACCGGAACGTGGTCACTGGATTTGCAGCAAAATTATCTCCAGAAGATGTGAAagaaatggagaagaaggaaGGATTTTTGCACGCGAGGCCTGAGAAAATGTATGCTTTAAAGACAACTCATAGCCCGAATTTCCTGGGGCTGTATCAAAATCTTGGTTCCTGGCCAGAATCGGACTATGGCAAGGGTGTGATAATTGGAGTCCTGGACTCTGGAATCACGCCAGGCCACCCGTCGTTTGATGATGAGGGCGTCCCCCCCCCACCGGCCAGGTGGAAAGGGAAATGCGAGTTGAAGGGCACTGCATGTAATAACAAGCTTATTGGAGCCAGGAACTTTGCCAGGGATGATCCAGGCCCGCCAATCGATCATGATGGACACGGCACCCACACTGCCAGCACAGCTGCAGGAAACTTTGTTTCAGGTGCCAATGTGTTTGGTCAAGCCAATGGCGTGGCTTCTGGATTGTCCCCTCTTGCTCACCTGGCCATTTACAAAGTATGCTCCGAGGAAGGATGTTATGAAAGTGATATATTGGCCGCATTCGATGCAGCCATCGAGGACGGGGTCAACCTGCTGTCCATCTCTATTGGTGGAATATCTGCTCCTTTCTATGAGGATGGCATAGCTTTGGGTGCATTCTCAGCAATGGAGAAAGGCATTCTGGTGAGCTGCTCAGCTAATAACGATGGTCCCAACTATTTTTCCTTGGAAAATGAGGCACCCTGGATTCTTACAGTTGGTGCCAGCACTATCGATAGAAAAATAGTTGCCACGGCATTGCTAGGAAACCAGGAGGAATATGATGGCCAATCACTTTACCAAATACATGATTTTCCCGCCACATTATTACCTCTGATTAATGCAGGCTCTCAAGGCAACAAAGCTGATGAATTCTGCGCTCCTGGATCATTAAACGACATTGACGTTAAAGGGAAGGTAGTTTTATGCGTGAGAGGTGGAGGTATTGCAAGAATTGCCAAAGGGCAAACGGTGAAAGATGCCGGTGGTGCTGCCATGATTCTCATGAATGACAAGCCCGACGCCTACGACACTTTAGCTGATGCACATGTACTTCCAGCGGCACATGTGAGTTATGCTGATGGAGAAAAGATCAGAGCATATATAAACTCGACCTCCAATCCCAAAGCAACCATCTTATTCAAAGGGACAGTAATAGGAGATAAAACAGCTCCCATGGTTGCATCATATTCCTCCAGAGGGCCTAGTCTGGCCAGTCCATTAATCTTGAAGCCCGACATTATCGGCCCCGGTTCAAGCATACTAGCAGCATGGCCTAAACCCGTGGACAACACCACAAACGTAAAGGCGACTTTTAACATGATCTCTGGCACTTCAATGGCGTGTCCTCACCTAAGTGGCATTGCGGCCCTGATAAAAAGTGTGCACCCTGATTGGTCTCCCGCTATGATTAAGTCCGCCATTATGACTTCTGCTACTCAAACTAACCTCAACAACAGCCTCATTCTCGACCAGAGACTCCTGCCTGCTGACATCTTCGCCACGGGGGCTGGACACGTAAATCCTCCCAGAGCATTAGATCCAGGCCTTGTTTACGACATCAAGACCCGCGATTACATTTCCTACTTATGTTATATGTACACTGAAAATCAGGTGGCTATCATTGTAAACCGGAAGATCAACTGTGGTGGATCTGAGTATAAAGGTGTACCCGGACCACAGCTGAACTATCCCTCATTTGCTATCCAACTTGGATATGGTAGTCAAACATATCCAAGGACAGTGACAAATGTTGGAGATGCAAAATCATCATATTATGTCCAGATTGAAAATGTTCCAGGTGTGGACGTGACAGTCGAGCCTAAGGTACTCGCTTTCAGTAAGGTGAATCAAAAGAAGACTTACACGGTTTCCTTCAGCAGACAAGACTTCACTGCAAATGGATCTTATGTTCAAGGGTCCATTGCCTGGATTTCTGTGAAACACATTGTCAGAATCCCCGTCTCCGTCCACTTGGTGttatag